A DNA window from Sulfitobacter sp. BSw21498 contains the following coding sequences:
- a CDS encoding tryptophan-rich sensory protein gives MSRPFIALITFLLAIGFAVSPFFVSGFNGFSPDQFPIPQDNPPVQPAGYAFSIWGLIYVWLIVGMGWGLWKRRDDYLWHDMRLPLALSLFVGCFWLAVAVASPIWASVLIWVMLVSALYALFRSPREDRGFAALPVGLYAGWLSAASCVSLGLLAAGYGWMSGPTAGLVFVGLAIVIAAGVQSSLMRAPTYGIAVIWALVAVVVANMATAPSVAALAAGGAIALILPTYRSWRRG, from the coding sequence TCCCTTCATTGCCCTGATCACCTTTCTGCTGGCGATCGGCTTTGCCGTATCGCCTTTTTTCGTGTCCGGCTTTAACGGCTTTTCGCCGGATCAATTCCCGATCCCCCAAGACAACCCGCCGGTGCAGCCTGCGGGCTATGCGTTTTCGATCTGGGGGCTAATCTATGTCTGGCTGATCGTCGGCATGGGCTGGGGCCTGTGGAAGCGGCGCGATGACTATCTCTGGCACGACATGCGCCTGCCGCTGGCTCTGTCGCTGTTTGTGGGGTGTTTCTGGCTGGCGGTCGCGGTGGCAAGCCCCATCTGGGCGTCGGTGCTGATCTGGGTGATGCTGGTTTCCGCGCTTTACGCGCTGTTTCGATCCCCACGCGAGGATCGCGGCTTTGCAGCCCTGCCTGTGGGTCTATATGCCGGCTGGCTGAGTGCGGCATCCTGCGTGTCGCTGGGACTTCTTGCGGCAGGCTATGGCTGGATGAGCGGCCCGACCGCGGGGCTGGTGTTTGTCGGGTTAGCAATTGTGATCGCGGCGGGGGTGCAATCTTCGCTGATGCGTGCGCCGACTTATGGCATCGCCGTGATTTGGGCGCTGGTCGCAGTGGTCGTGGCGAATATGGCGACAGCACCATCAGTCGCTGCACTGGCAGCGGGGGGCGCGATTGCGCTGATTCTGCCGACCTATCGGTCATGGCGACGCGGTTAA
- the der gene encoding ribosome biogenesis GTPase Der — MSFTLAIVGRPNVGKSTLFNRLVGKKLALVDDQPGVTRDLREGAARLADLRFTIVDTAGLEEVTDDSLQGRMRRLTERAVDMADVCLFMIDARVGVTPSDLVFADILRKKSAHVILAANKAEGRAADAGVIEAYSLGLGEPIRMSAEHGEGLNDLYTHLMPIADSFAERAQTDAPETDVDLTEEEAELGDEDAPMPVPTDTKPLQVAVVGRPNAGKSTLINQIMGEDRLLTGPEAGITRDAISLRTVWDGVPMRIFDTAGMRKKAKIQEKLEKLSVSDGLRAVKFAEVVVVLLDADIPFEQQDLRIADLAEREGRAVVIAVNKWDLETDKQGKLKDLRESFERLLPQLKGAPLVTVSAKTGRGLDRLQQAIMRAYDVWNRRITTAQLNRWLAGMMEAHPPPAPQGKRIKLRYMTQAKTRPPGFVVMCSHPDKVPESYNRYLVNGLRIDFDMPGTPIRLWMRGQSDANPYKGRKKAKPSKLRKHTDGHRKDR, encoded by the coding sequence ATGTCCTTCACCCTCGCCATTGTGGGCCGTCCCAACGTTGGGAAATCCACGCTGTTCAACCGTCTTGTCGGTAAAAAACTGGCGTTGGTCGATGATCAGCCCGGTGTGACGCGCGATCTGCGCGAAGGTGCTGCGCGGCTTGCTGACCTGCGATTCACAATTGTAGACACCGCCGGACTTGAAGAAGTCACCGACGACAGCTTGCAGGGGCGCATGCGCCGTCTGACCGAACGCGCTGTCGATATGGCAGATGTCTGCCTGTTCATGATCGACGCCCGCGTTGGGGTCACGCCGTCCGATCTGGTCTTCGCCGACATCCTGCGTAAGAAATCTGCGCATGTCATTCTTGCTGCCAATAAGGCCGAGGGCAGAGCCGCCGACGCCGGTGTGATCGAGGCGTATAGCCTTGGGCTGGGCGAACCCATTCGTATGTCTGCCGAACACGGCGAAGGGTTGAACGATCTCTACACCCATCTGATGCCGATCGCGGACAGTTTTGCAGAGCGCGCACAGACCGATGCGCCCGAAACTGACGTGGATCTGACCGAAGAAGAAGCCGAGCTGGGTGACGAAGACGCGCCAATGCCCGTACCGACTGACACAAAACCCCTTCAGGTTGCCGTCGTCGGGCGCCCGAACGCCGGCAAATCGACTTTGATTAACCAGATCATGGGCGAAGATCGCTTGCTGACTGGCCCCGAAGCAGGGATTACCCGCGATGCGATATCTCTACGCACCGTCTGGGACGGCGTCCCGATGCGGATTTTTGATACCGCCGGTATGCGTAAAAAAGCGAAAATTCAGGAAAAGCTGGAAAAGCTGAGCGTGAGCGATGGTCTGCGTGCCGTCAAATTTGCCGAAGTGGTGGTTGTTCTGCTCGATGCCGATATTCCGTTTGAACAGCAAGATTTGCGTATTGCAGACCTTGCCGAACGCGAGGGCCGCGCTGTGGTGATAGCGGTCAACAAATGGGATCTCGAGACGGACAAGCAAGGCAAGTTGAAAGACCTGCGCGAAAGCTTCGAACGTCTGTTGCCGCAGTTAAAAGGCGCACCGTTGGTGACTGTCTCGGCCAAAACCGGCCGGGGGTTGGACCGCTTGCAGCAAGCGATCATGCGCGCCTATGACGTCTGGAACCGCCGTATCACCACCGCGCAGCTGAACCGCTGGCTGGCGGGCATGATGGAGGCGCACCCGCCCCCCGCGCCCCAAGGCAAACGCATCAAGCTGCGCTATATGACCCAAGCCAAGACCCGTCCACCGGGGTTTGTGGTCATGTGTAGCCACCCCGATAAAGTGCCAGAAAGCTATAATCGCTATCTTGTCAACGGGTTACGGATCGACTTTGACATGCCGGGCACGCCCATCCGTCTGTGGATGCGCGGCCAGTCGGATGCCAACCCCTATAAAGGGCGCAAGAAGGCCAAGCCGTCGAAGTTGCGCAAACATACCGACGGACATCGCAAGGACCGGTAG
- a CDS encoding PQQ-like beta-propeller repeat protein, with product MTILHSIFTKPTSTRRASLGMGAVVASLLLSACAEPEVILPGVRQDVRSVLQGNDGFTAPADLPVPANTTRAISLPAATANASWSQSSGTPSTRASHPALGAAPRLAWSAAIGNGDSRKQRITATPVVSGGRVFTLDSGATVTATSASGATLWTRDLTPQNDGQGDATGGGLAVDGNTVYISLGFGSVTALDVDSGGTRWTQDIDGTGSGAPTVFGDMVYFTSGDDTGWALNKSDGRVQWQTGSTASISNVLGAPAPAIGSQIAVLAFGSGEVQGLFRQGGLDRWSTSVVGKRPGRALANVSDVTSAPVISGDTVYVGNQSGRLAALSLGGGDRQWTAREGAIGPVWPAGDSVFVVTDLNELVRLDASTGTRIWGTPLPNFVKDKPKRQSEVFGNYGPIIAGGRVIVASSDGKLRSFDPTNGALVAQADIPGGATTAPVVAGGVLYVVSAKGQLHAFR from the coding sequence ATGACCATTCTCCACAGCATCTTCACGAAACCCACGTCGACGCGCCGTGCCTCTCTTGGGATGGGGGCGGTGGTGGCATCGCTGCTGTTGTCGGCCTGCGCCGAACCAGAGGTGATCTTGCCCGGCGTGCGTCAGGATGTGCGGTCTGTGCTTCAAGGCAACGACGGGTTCACCGCACCCGCGGATCTGCCGGTGCCTGCCAACACAACGCGTGCGATCTCTTTGCCTGCCGCAACGGCCAACGCGAGCTGGTCGCAAAGCTCTGGCACCCCCAGCACGCGCGCAAGCCACCCCGCACTTGGTGCGGCGCCGCGGTTGGCGTGGTCGGCCGCCATCGGCAATGGCGACAGCCGCAAGCAACGCATCACCGCGACGCCTGTGGTGTCAGGCGGGCGCGTTTTTACCCTTGATTCCGGTGCGACAGTTACCGCGACTTCGGCGTCCGGCGCGACGCTCTGGACCCGCGATCTGACGCCGCAAAACGACGGCCAGGGCGATGCAACGGGCGGTGGCTTGGCGGTGGATGGTAACACGGTTTATATATCGCTCGGCTTTGGATCGGTCACCGCGCTGGACGTGGACAGCGGCGGCACGCGCTGGACGCAAGACATCGATGGCACCGGATCGGGTGCACCCACGGTCTTTGGCGATATGGTTTACTTTACCTCCGGTGATGACACCGGCTGGGCGCTGAACAAATCCGATGGCCGCGTGCAATGGCAAACCGGGTCGACCGCCAGCATCAGCAACGTGCTTGGTGCACCGGCCCCGGCCATCGGATCGCAGATTGCGGTTCTGGCCTTCGGCTCGGGCGAGGTGCAGGGGCTGTTCCGTCAAGGCGGCCTTGACCGCTGGAGCACATCTGTCGTGGGCAAGCGCCCCGGTCGCGCGTTGGCCAATGTCTCTGACGTGACCAGCGCACCGGTGATTTCCGGTGATACCGTTTACGTCGGCAACCAGTCGGGCCGTCTGGCCGCGCTGAGCCTTGGTGGTGGCGACCGTCAGTGGACCGCACGCGAAGGGGCGATCGGCCCTGTGTGGCCCGCAGGCGATAGCGTTTTCGTGGTGACGGACCTGAATGAACTGGTGCGTCTGGATGCCAGCACGGGCACGCGCATCTGGGGCACGCCGCTGCCGAATTTCGTCAAGGACAAGCCCAAGCGCCAGTCCGAGGTTTTCGGCAATTACGGTCCCATCATCGCCGGTGGCCGCGTGATCGTGGCGTCAAGCGATGGCAAGCTGCGCAGCTTTGATCCGACCAACGGGGCACTGGTCGCACAGGCCGATATTCCCGGTGGCGCGACCACTGCACCGGTCGTTGCTGGGGGCGTTCTGTACGTCGTATCCGCGAAAGGGCAATTGCACGCTTTCCGTTAG